A genomic segment from Salvelinus alpinus chromosome 8, SLU_Salpinus.1, whole genome shotgun sequence encodes:
- the LOC139582850 gene encoding N-lysine methyltransferase SMYD2-A-like, producing the protein MKESIEGIERFVSPGKGRGLRVTKPFKVGELLFASLPYTYVLTASERGSNCEFCFTRKEGLAKCGKCKKALYCNVKCQKGDWAMHKLECGAMIAYGEKWCPSESVRLLARIIAKQKAQKERSTSEKLLLIGELESHIDDVDNEKREMNEGDIASLHQFYSKNLDFPSKTALLTLFSQVNCNGFTVEDEELSKMGSAVYPDVALVNHSCCPNVIVTYKGNVAEVRAVQDMTPGEEVFTSYIDLLYPTADRNERLRDAYYFTCDCKECKTKSKDKLKLKVRKRNKPPGPEEISSMMRYARNTIKEFRSAKQIAEKYLKTPGELMEMCQLSLDKMGEVFEDSNVYMLHMMYQAMGVCLYMGDWDEAIRYGEKVLKSYSILYPPYSMNVASMYLKLGRLYLGLERKLSGIDALKKAMAIMEVAHGKDHQYLIELRKEIEMQK; encoded by the exons ATGAAGGAGAGCATTGAGGGAATTGAGAGGTTCGTCAGTCCGGGAAAAGGGCGAGGACTCCGAGTCACCAAACCCTTCAAAGTTGGGGAGCTTCTCTTCGCTAGTCTTCCATATACTTACGTCCTGACTGCCAGCGAGAGAGGCTCTAACTGTGAATTCTGCTTCACAAG GAAGGAGGGCTTGGCAAAATGTGGGAAGTGCAAAAAAGCGTTGTATTGCAATGTGAAATGTCAG aAAGGGGATTGGGCCATGCACAAGCTGGAGTGCGGGGCCATGATAGCGTACGGGGAGAAATGGTGTCCATCTGAGTCCGTCCGACTGTTGGCTAGAATAATCGCCAAACAG AAAGCCCAGAAAGAGAGGAGTACGTCAGAGAAGCTGCTGCTGATTGGAGAGCTGGAATCAC ACATAGACGATGTAGACAATGAGAAGAGGGAGATGAACGAGGGAGACATAGCCAGCCTGCACCAGTTCTACTCCAAAAACCTGGACTTCCCCAGCAAAACAGCCCTCCTCACACTTTTCtcacag GTCAATTGTAATGGCTTCACAGTGGAGGATGAGGAGTTGTCGAAAATGGGCTCAGCAGTCTACCCTGA tgtggcCCTGGTAAACCACAGCTGCTGTCCTAACGTCATAGTGACGTACAAGGGGAATGTGGCCGAGGTCCGGGCTGTGCAGGACATGACCCCTGGGGAAGAG gtGTTCACCAGCTACATAGACCTCCTCTACCCTACAGCAGACAGAAACGAGAGGTTGAGAGACGCGTACTATTTCACCTGCGACTGCAAAGAGTGTAAAACCAAATCTAAA GACAAGTTGAAGCTGAAGGTGCGTAAGAGGAACAAGCCTCCAGGACCGGAGGAGATCAGTAGCATGATGCGCTACGCTAGGAACACCATCAAAGAGTTCCGTTCTGCCAAACAAATAGCAGAAAAATATCTGAAAA CCCCTGGAGAGCTGATGGAGATGTGCCAGCTGAGCCTGGACAAGATGGGTGAGGTGTTTGAGGACTCCAACGTGTACATGCTGCACATGATGTACCAGGCCATGGGAGTGTGTCTCTACATGGGGGATTGGGACGAAGCCATCCGTTATGGAGAGAAGGTCCTCAAATCCTACAG CATACTGTACCCTCCCTACTCCATGAATGTGGCCTCCATGTATCTGAAGTTGGGCCGTCTGTACCTGGGCCTGGAGAGAAAGTTATCGGGCATCGACGCCCTGAAGAAG gCGATGGCCATAATGGAGGTGGCTCATGGAAAGGATCATCAGTATCTGATAGAGCTTCGTAAAGAGATCGAGATGCAGAAATAA